A window of the Henckelia pumila isolate YLH828 chromosome 3, ASM3356847v2, whole genome shotgun sequence genome harbors these coding sequences:
- the LOC140890562 gene encoding putative pentatricopeptide repeat-containing protein At3g01580 gives MLIFSNCMISISRGIPKSLEKSYLFLSRKVHSVYFSDLTPENRSSASFAIPAGFASDPNSLKKLHACIIVRGLEQNSLLGPRTLCPYANFNHFTESRSAFDIFINGDIIPLWNSIIVGYFRASEYGDVLRLCVALRQKYIGIHNAAIIFGLKSCVELGSCEFGRNVHADAFKFGLSNDRYVGSSLIGFYSKCDLFKEAAKVFDEISDRDVVVYTSMIAGYAQLGDHCVFKAFAVARDMQRNGFEPNRVTLVSLLQCASRIGSVDKGKMIHGYAIRRGIGGLDEVFETSLMDMYVKCSHPDRAAVAFDRMNKRSIGSWNALITGHLRFGHQLDALNLFHQMVRENCGLDSIAIVNGLLSCAGLGYFLLGKSIHCFIIRKGVHSDLVGATALVDMYSKCKHIRGATYLFYKTKVKDCVLFNVMIAGYLDNGFVLRAMETFQEMVAKFVRPNASTIVIVLSAMSNIAEDKRKGQSIHGYIFRHGFEGNTEVANQFINVYAKWGVIETARNIFERIKVKDSVSFTSMITGYANLGLSNAAMALFRLMQRENLSADCVTFTSLLQALNQLGSVILAREVHGHLYRVLLENDVVLMNSLITTYSKWGKLEMASSLFENMAEHNLSSWNTMIAAYGIHGNGIKALELFSRMTIVEVYPDETTIKSVLSACSHSGLITEGLHIFNTMIEEYGIVPSEEHYGCVVDLLGRTGELEEAYNLLKCVPLSQKKTSILGALLGACRVHGNMEIGERVGKWLLDKDSCDASAYCSVSNLYAGGWKWDELADLGAVAKRKGLKRTPGYSLVNYK, from the coding sequence ATGCTGATTTTTTCAAATTGTATGATCTCCATCTCTCGTGGGATTCCAAAATCACTCGAAAAATCCTACCTTTTTCTCTCAAGGAAAGTCCATTCTGTTTATTTTTCTGACTTGACCCCCGAAAATCGCAGCTCTGCTTCATTTGCCATCCCCGCAGGATTTGCATCAGACCCCAATTCCTTAAAGAAGCTGCATGCTTGCATCATCGTACGGGGTCTTGAACAAAACTCACTTCTTGGCCCCAGGACCCTCTGCCCCTATGCAAACTTCAACCACTTTACAGAATCCAGATCGGCTTTTGACATATTTATTAATGGCGATATAATACCGCTTTGGAATTCAATTATTGTGGGATACTTCAGAGCGAGTGAATACGGTGATGTTTTAAGATTGTGTGTTGCATTGAGGCAGAAATATATTGGAATTCATAACGCAGCGATTATTTTTGGGTTGAAAAGTTGTGTCGAGTTGGGCAGTTGTGAATTTGGAAGGAATGTTCATGCTGACGCCTTTAAATTTGGACTGAGTAATGATCGATATGTGGGTTCATCATTGATTGGATTTTACAGCAAGTGTGATCTATTTAAAGAAGCGGCTAAAGTGTTCGATGAAATAAGTGATAGAGATGTTGTTGTCTACACTTCAATGATAGCAGGATATGCTCAGCTTGGGGATCATTGTGTTTTCAAAGCTTTCGCAGTTGCACGTGACATGCAGAGGAATGGATTTGAGCCTAATAGGGTGACTTTGGTGAGTTTACTCCAATGTGCGTCGCGGATAGGTTCAGTCGATAAAGGGAAAATGATTCATGGTTATGCAATTAGAAGAGGAATTGGTGGCTTAGATGAAGTTTTTGAAACAAGTCTTATGGATATGTATGTAAAGTGCAGTCATCCGGATAGGGCTGCTGTAGCGTTTGACCGGATGAACAAACGGTCAATTGGTTCTTGGAATGCTTTGATTACTGGTCATCTTCGGTTTGGTCATCAATTAGATGCTTTGAATCTCTTTCACCAAATGGTACGTGAGAATTGTGGGCTGGATTCAATTGCTATAGTGAATGGATTGTTGAGTTGTGCTGGTTTGGGGTATTTTCTTTTAGGAAAAAGTATTCATTGCTTTATTATTCGAAAAGGAGTCCATTCTGATCTAGTTGGTGCCACAGCTTTGGTTGATATGTACTCAAAATGTAAACATATAAGGGGAGCGAcgtatttattttacaaaaccAAGGTTAAGGACTGTGTCTTGTTTAACGTGATGATTGCAGGTTATCTAGACAATGGGTTTGTGTTAAGAGCCATGGAGACATTTCAAGAAATGGTGGCTAAGTTTGTTAGACCAAATGCAAGTACCATTGTCATTGTGCTTTCTGCAATGTCCAACATAGCGGAAGACAAAAGGAAAGGCCAAAGTATTCATGGATACATTTTCAGGCATGGATTCGAAGGAAATACTGAAGTTGCAAATCAGTTTATAAACGTGTATGCGAAATGGGGTGTCATTGAAACAGCTAGAAACATATTTGAAAGGATAAAGGTCAAAGATAGTGTGTCATTTACATCAATGATCACAGGGTATGCGAATCTTGGCCTTTCTAACGCTGCAATGGCTCTATTCCGGTTGATGCAGAGAGAAAATCTGTCTGCAGATTGCGTCACTTTCACAAGTCTGTTGCAGGCATTGAACCAGCTTGGATCTGTCATATTAGCAAGAGAAGTACATGGCCATCTGTATCGAGTATTGCTGGAGAACGATGTGGTGTTAATGAATTCCTTGATTACCACATACAGTAAATGGGGAAAATTGGAAATGGCCAGCAGTTTGTTTGAGAACATGGCTGAGCAcaatttatcatcttggaacaCTATGATAGCTGCATATGGGATTCATGGAAACGGTATTAAGGCACTCGAATTGTTTTCCCGAATGACGATTGTGGAGGTTTATCCCGATgaaacaacaataaaatcagTTCTCTCTGCCTGCAGCCATTCTGGTTTGATAACAGAAGGGTTGCATATTTTCAACACTATGATCGAGGAATACGGTATAGTTCCATCAGAAGAGCATTATGGTTGCGTTGTGGATTTGCTGGGACGTACAGGGGAGCTAGAAGAAGCTTACAATCTTCTTAAATGTGTGCCATTATCACAGAAGAAGACTTCGATTCTTGGAGCTTTGCTCGGTGCTTGCAGAGTTCATGGGAACATGGAAATAGGTGAAAGAGTAGGAAAATGGTTATTGGACAAGGATTCTTGCGATGCAAGTGCGTATTGCTCGGTGTCAAACCTGTATGCCGGAGGCTGGAAATGGGATGAATTGGCAGATTTAGGAGCTGTCGCGAAGAGAAAAGGATTAAAAAGGACTCCTGGATATAGTCTTGTGAACTATAAATAA
- the LOC140886418 gene encoding probable ubiquitin conjugation factor E4, whose product MATQRPQRTPAEIEDVILRKIFIVSLFDSMENDSRIVYLEMTAAELLSEGKDLKLSREVMERVVIDRLSGDFPAAEPPFQYLLNCYRRAYDEGKKIASMKDKNVRGEMELVVKQAKKMAVSYCRIHLGNPDMFPNHQTTKSNVSPLLPLVFSEVGSNLDAFGGTSSGISCPPGFLEEFFRDADYDSMEPVLKQLYEDLRGSVLKVSALGNFQQPLRALLLLVNYPVGAKALVNHPWWIPKGVYLNGRVIEMTSILGPFFHVSALPDHAIFKSEPDVGQQCFSEASTRRPADLLSSFTTIKTVMNNLYDVLAEVLMCLLKNTNTRDNVLEYIAEVINRNSSRAHLQVDPLSCASSGMFVNLSAVMLRLCEPFLDANLSKREKIDPKYVFHCNRLELRGLTALHVSSEELSEWINNNAAKVDTAANNNDEQYRLLQSQEATSSSSKANVPSIQNKNPVSTSSGNAKYPFICECFFMTARVLNLGLLKAFSDFKNLVQDISRSEDTLSSFKAMLEQSPSPQLQQDISRLEKEIELYSQEKLCYEAQMLRDGGLLQRALSYYRLMVVWLVGLVGGFKMPLQSPCPMEFSSMPEHFVEDTMELLIYASRIPRALDGVILDDFMNFIIMFMASVDYIRNPYLRAKMVEVLNCWMPRRSGSKATETLFEGHQLSLEYLVRNLLKLYVDIEFTGSHTQFYDKFNIRHNIAELLEYLWQVPSHRNVWRKIAKEEEKGVYLNFLNFLINDSIYLLDESLNKILEHKELEAEMSNAAEWERRPAQERQERTRLFHSQENIIRIDMKLANEDVSMMAFTSEQITAPFLLPEMVERVASMLNYFLLQLVGPQRKSLSLKDPEKYEFRPKLLLKQIVNIYVNLERGDKENNFAVAITKDGRSYNEQLFGAAADVLRRIGEDAKIIQEFVDLGAKAKLVASEAMDAEAALGDIPDEFLDPIQYTLMRDPVILPSSKITVDRHVIQRHLLSDSTDPFNRSHLTGDMLIPNVELKTKIEEFIKSHDIKRHGQDSSMQNTKATIQTTDTTNLIE is encoded by the exons ATGGCGACTCAAAGGCCTCAAAGAACCCCTGCAGAAATCGAGGATGTAATCCTCCGTAAAATATTCATTGTCTCTCTCTTCGATTCCATGGAGAACGATTCTCGAATTGTATATCTAGAGATGACCGCCGCAGAGCTTCTGAGCGAGGGTAAGGACCTCAAACTTTCGCGAGAAGTCATGGAGAGAGTGGTAATCGACCGGCTATCCGGCGACTTCCCCGCCGCCGAGCCGCCGTTTCAGTACTTGCTCAATTGCTATCGTCGCGCCTACGATGAAGGGAAGAAAATCGCGTCCATGAAGGATAAAAACGTCAGAGGAGAGATGGAGTTAGTGGTGAAGCAAGCTAAGAAAATGGCAGTTTCCTACTGTAGAATTCACTTGGGGAATCCTGATATGTTTCCGAATCACCAAACGACTAAATCGAATGTCTCGCCATTGCTGCCCTTGGTTTTTTCTGAGGTTGGGAGTAACCTTGATGCTTTTGGAGGGACTAGTTCTGGAATTTCGTGTCCTCCAGGGTTCTTGGAAGAATTTTTTAGAGATGCGGATTATGATTCGATGGAACCTGTTTTAAAGCAGTTGTATGAGGATTTGAGAGGGAGTGTCTTGAAAGTTTCTGCGCTGGGGAACTTTCAGCAACCATTGAGGGCGTTGTTGCTGTTGGTGAACTATCCAGTGGGGGCAAAAGCTTTAGTCAATCATCCGTGGTGGATTCCCAAGGGCGTTTATTTGAACGGGAGAGTGATTGAGATGACCAGTATATTGGGGCCGTTTTTCCATGTTAGTGCATTACCTGATCATGCTATCTTCAAGAGTGAACCTGATGTTGG TCAACAGTGCTTCTCAGAAGCATCTACTCGACGTCCTGCGGACCTTCTATCATCCTTTACAACTATCAAAACTGTGATGAACAATTTGTATGATGTGTTGGCGGAGGTTCTCATGTGCCTGCTTAAGAATACAAATACTCGCGATAATGTTCTTGAGTACATTGCAGAGGTTATCAATAGGAACTCTTCAAGAGCTCATTTGCAG GTCGATCCTTTATCTTGTGCTAGTTCTGGCATGTTTGTAAATCTCAGTGCTGTGATGCTTCGTCTGTGTGAGCCATTCCTTGATGCCAATTTATCTAAAAGGGAAAAAATTGATCCTAAATATGTGTTTCACTGTAACCGCTTGGAGCTGAG AGGATTGACAGCTCTGCATGTATCATCGGAAGAATTATCTGAGTGGATTAATAATAATGCTGCAAAAGTTGATACTGCAGCAAATAATAACGATGAACAATATCGGTTGCTACAATCTCAAGAAGCTACAAGTTCTAGCAGTAAAGCTAATGTACCTTCTATCCAAAACAAGAATCCTGTTTCCACAAGTAGTGGAAATGCCAAATATCCATTCATTTGTGAATGCTTCTTCATGACTGCTAGGGTGCTTAACTTGGGGCTGCTGAAAGCATTTTCCGACTTCAAAAATCTTGTTCAG gaCATTTCTAGATCTGAAGATACACTATCCTCTTTCAAAGCCATGCTAGAGCAATCCCCTTCTCCACAACTGCAGCAAGATATATCACGCCTTGAAAAAGAAATTGAGTTGTACTCACAGGAGAAGTTATGCTATGAAGCTCAGATGCTAAGG GATGGAGGGCTCCTTCAGCGTGCTTTGTCTTATTACCGCCTAATGGTAGTTTGGTTGGTTGGGTTAGTAGGTGGTTTTAAAATGCCTTTACAATCACCTTGCCCAATGGAATTTTCCTCAATGCCAGAGCATTTTGTGGAAGACACAATGGAGTTGCTTATTTATGCTTCACGAATTCCTAGAGCTCTGGATGGGGTTATCCTG GATGATTTTATGAACTTCATCATTATGTTCATGGCTAGCGTTGACTACATCAGAAATCCTTATCTAAGAGCTAAAATGGTAGAAGTCCTCAATTGTTGGATGCCTCGGAGAAG TGGCTCAAAGGCAACGGAAACATTGTTTGAAGGACATCAATTGTCTCTTGAATATCTTGTGAGGAATCTTCTGAAGCTTTACGTGGATATTGAATTCACAGGTTCCCATACTCAG TTCTATGACAAGTTTAACATCCGTCACAATATCGCCGAACTCCTTGAATACTTATGGCAGGTTCCTAGCCACCGCAATGTCTGGAGAAAG ATTGCTAAGGAAGAAGAGAAGGGTGTCTATTTGAACTTTCTGAACTTTTTGATCAATGATAGTATTTATCTGTTGGATGAAAGTCTTAATAAAATTCTGGAACATAAAGAACTGGAAGCAGAGATGTCAAATGCAGCGGAATGGGAGAGAAGACCAGCCCAAGAGAGGCAGGAGAGAACTCGGTTGTTCCACTCTCAGGAGAAT ATCATtaggattgatatgaaattggCAAATGAAGATGTGAGCATGATGGCATTTACGTCAGAGCAGATTACAGCTCCTTTTCTACTTCCAGAGATG GTCGAAAGAGTTGCTAGCATGCTGAATTACTTTTTGTTACAACTTGTGGGGCCCCAGAGAAAATCTCTTAGCTTAAAAGACCCTGAGAAGTACGAGTTTCGACCTAAATTGTTGCTAAAACAG ATAGTAAATATATATGTCAACCTGGAGAGAGGAGATAAGGAGAACAATTTTGCAGTTGCCATAACAAAAGATGGTCGATCATACAACGAGCAG TTATTTGGTGCTGCAGCTGATGTTTTGAGGAGAATTGGCGAAGATGCGAAAATCATTCAAGAGTTTGTTGACCTTGGAGCAAAAGCGAAACTTGTCGCTTCAGAGGCAATGGATGCTGAGGCTGCCCTTGGAGACATACCGGATGAATTCCTAGATCCCATTCAG TACACCTTGATGAGGGATCCTGTAATTTTGCCTTCGTCAAAAATCACGGTGGACCGACATGTTATTCAGAGGCATCTTTTGAGTGATAGT ACCGATCCATTCAATCGATCTCATCTCACTGGAGACATGCTAATACCCAATGTAGAGTTGAAGACAAAAATCGAAGAATTCATCAAATCCCATGATATTAAGCGACATGGACAGGACTCTAGTATGCAAAACACCAAAGCTACGATACAGACAACTGATACAACTAATCTGATTGAATAG
- the LOC140890563 gene encoding uncharacterized protein, producing MEACFFSSNSFTKTIEFVPPVRARIPITYKRRRLNHYQYQSIPLSVTCCQSSENPSVKSDWRAFRANLVANESQSAPPNPIPFGSKWAHTIHEPEKGCLLIATEKLDGVHIFERTVILLLTTGPIGPTGLILNRPSLMSIKEMKSSSLDVSGTFSDSPLFFGGPLEEGLFLVSPKEEEGNTEIVEKSGVFEEVMKGLYYGTKESVGCAVEMVKRDMVKVGEFSFFDGYCGWDKEQLRDEIRAGYWTVAACSPAVVGLTSVGSIGLWEEILGLMGRRKVS from the exons ATGGAAGCTTGCTTTTTCTCCTCCAATTCCTTCACGAAAACCATTGAATTTGTTCCTCCAGTAAGGGCTAGGATCCCCATTACTTACAAAAGGAGAAGGCTGAATCACTATCAGTATCAGTCTATACCTTTATCTGTAACTT GTTGCCAATCATCAGAAAATCCTTCCGTCAAATCCGACTGGCGTGCTTTCCGAGCAAATCTCGTAGCCAACGAATCACAATCCGCTCCGCCAAATCCAATCCCATTTGGATCCAAGTGGGCCCACACGATCCACGAACCGGAAAAAGGCTGCCTACTGATTGCGACGGAGAAGCTAGACGGTGTCCACATCTTCGAAAGAACGGTGATCCTCCTCCTGACCACCGGCCCCATCGGCCCGACCGGCCTCATCCTCAACCGGCCGTCACTCATGTCCATCAAAGAAATGAAGTCGTCTTCTTTGGACGTTTCGGGCACATTTTCGGATAGTCCTTTGTTCTTCGGAGGGCCACTGGAAGAAGGGCTGTTCTTGGTGAGTCCCAAGGAAGAAGAAGGAAACACAGAGATTGTGGAGAAGAGCGGTGTTTTCGAGGAGGTGATGAAAGGGTTGTACTATGGTACTAAGGAAAGCGTGGGATGTGCGGTGGAAATGGTGAAAAGGGATATGGTGAAGGTCGGGGAGTTCAGCTTCTTCGATGGATATTGCGGGTGGGATAAGGAGCAACTGAGGGATGAGATTAGGGCCGGCTATTGGACTGTGGCCGCTTGTAGTCCTGCTGTTGTTGGGCTTACAAGCGTGGGGAGTATTGGGCTTTGGGAGGAGATTCTTGGTCTGATGGGCCGGAGGAAAGTGTCCTGA